In the Tindallia magadiensis genome, GAAAGCCGCCGATGTGAAGTTAGTTACTTTTTTCGGTCCTCCATCAGAAACCAACTTTGGCGGTGGCCTTTTAACAGGTTCGCAATCAGCGTGTAAAGCGGCTTGCGAAGCCTTTGCGGACGCTGTTATACAGGTAGCCGATCAACCTTTGAAATATTAGGTGAAGGCAATGAAAACATCAATGGGATTATTAGAAACCTACGGAGCTCTTGGCGCTTACGTAGGAGCAGATGCGGCATTAAAAGCGGCATCGGTAACATTAGTTTCGAAAAACTGTCCTTCCGGAGGATTGGTGACCCTTTCCTTTGAAGGAGATGTAGGGGCTATAAAAGCCGCCATCGAAGCTGGCGAAGCAGCGGTGAAAAACCTGGGAATATCAGTCACCAGCCATGTGATTCCGAGAATCACGCCGGAAGTAGGCGCTATGTTAGTGATTGAAGAAAAGCAGCCCCTAAAAGAAGAACCAGAAGCGAAAGAACCAGAAAAGGAAAAATCGGAAGCGAAAGAACCGGAAAAAGAAGAAATAGAAACGCCGGCACCGGAAGAAAGCAAAGAGATCACCCAGGAAACCACCTATGTTTCATTGAAAGGCGAAAACTATGCTGTCTTTGAAAAAGGCGGTATTGATGAATTAAAGGTGGCGTCTCTCCGGGAAATAGCCAGAAAGTTGGGGATTACACCGGCTGACGGTCGTCGGATACAAAATGCAAGCAAATATCAACTGGTTAATGCCATAAGGCATCATATGAAAGGAGGGGAGCATGGTGATTCTTGATAGGGATTTAGCTTCTATTCAAGAAGTGCGCAACTTAGTAGAACGTGCAAAAAAAGCTCAAAAGCAGTTGGCAACATTGAACCAGAATCAAATTGACCGGATTACTGAACAGTTATACCTGGCCGGCTATGACCATGCCGAAGCCTTAGGAAAGCTGGCAAATGAAGAGACTGGATTTGGGAAATGGGAAGATAAGATGGCTAAAAACATCTTAGCCAGTAAAGATTTATGGGAATCCATTAAATCCATGAAAACCATTGGAATCATGGAAAGCATTACTGAAAAAAAAGTAGTGAAAATAGGCGTTCCTATGGGTCTGATAGCCGGATTAATTCCGTCTACCAATCCAACCTCTACCGTACTTTACAAGGCGTTGATTTCTATAAAAGCAGGAAATGCTTTAATTGTCAGTCCTCACCCATCGGCACTTAATTGTATTACTGAAACCGTTAGCGTTCTTCAGAAAGCCCTGGAAACAGCCGGTGTTTCAAGAGATCTGATAGGTTGCATTACAAAACCAACCATGGAAGCAACCGAAGCACTAATGAAACACAAAGACATCAATATGATTCTGGCTACAGGGGGCACCGCTATGGTAAAGGCGGCTTACAGCTCCGGCACACCTGCTCTTGGTGTGGGACCGGGGAATGTGCCGGCCTTTATCGAAAGAAGTGCGGATATTGAAGATGCGGTAGAAAAAATCTTTCGTTCCAAAAGTTTTGATTATGGAACGGTTTGTGCCTCTGAGCAAGCCATCGTAGTAGACGCTCCTATTGAGCAAGATGTCAGGAAAGCGGTGACTCAGCGTGGTGGATACTTTTTAACCGGGGAAGCCTTGGAAAAAGTAAAAAGAATCATGGAGCGACCTAACGGTGCCATGAATCCAGCCATTGTAGGACGTTCGGCTGCATATATTGCAAACCTAGCAGGCATTGAAATACCACAGGGTACCACGCTTTTACTGAGCGATGAGCCAGGCGTTGGAAAAGAATATCCTTTTTCGAAAGAAAAATTAACTCAATTGATGGGTTTCTATGTGGTAAAAGACTGGAAAGAAGGATGCTCTTTATGTTATCAACTTCTTGAAAATGGAGGGTTAGGCCATACCTTAGCCATCCATTCTCGTGATGAGAAAGTGATCCAAGCTTTTGCGTTGGAAAAACCGGTTTCGCGGTTTTTAGTCAATACACCTTCTACGCATGGAGCTGTTGGTTTATCTACCGGATTGGCACCTTCACTGACACTAGGTTGCGGTACTGTAGGTGGCAGTGCAACCAGTGATAATGTCACGCCACTCCATTTATTAAATGTCCGGTGGATGGCTTATGATTTAGAGATGAATCAGCCCTCAGGAGCCAAAGAACAAAGGGAAACAGATGCAACGGTAGATATTGATCAGATTTGTCAACAAGTGATGCAAGCATTACAAAATAAAAATATATCATTAGGAGGAAAATAAAAATGGCAACTTTAAACGCATTAGGAATGATTGAAACAAAAGGTTTGGTAGGAGCAGTAGAAGCAGCGGATGCAATGGTGAAAGCGGCAAATGTTCAATTACTTGGAAAAGAACAAGTAGGTGGCGGTTTAGTAACCGTAATGGTTCGAGGTGATGTAGGTGCTGTAAAAGCAGCAACAGATGCAGGTGCTGCAGCGGCTGAAAGAGTGGGAGAACTACTTTCTGTTCATGTTATTCCAAGACCTCATAGCGAAGTAGAAGTGATACTGCCTAAAAGCAAAATAACGGAATAAGAAAAAGGCTGTAAAAAACAGAAGGCTGTTAAAAGCAGCCTGTCCTTTGAATGAGAAAAGCTTAAGGGGATTTAAGGGAGTGAAGACTCCCTTAAATCCTTATAGGACCTTGCTTTAAACACCTATTTTTAAAGAGAGGCGTTATATGATGAGCGTAATTACGGAAGCGTTATTAAGAGAACATGATAAAAAAAATCCTCATCAGCCACTGAAAATCAACAAATCAGATAAGCTGACACCATCGGCAAAAGAATACCTTCGAGAACAGAAACGCTACCAGTGTCATGAGGAAAGCAATCCCCAAAAGGAAATGAAGCAGGTTCCGGTCCAAGAAAATGAATACCGACCCTTTGAAGTGGTGGACACAGGATTTCAACCGAAATTTGTTTCTTATTACGATGGAGGCTATTATCAGGAAAAACCAGAATGGATGACACATTTATCAGGAAATCAGTTGGTTTATAAAGATGATTCAAGGATCGTTTTTCGAGGAAAGCTAGACAGTATCCAGAGTCAGATCCTGGTAACGATGCATCAATTAAAAGATACAAAGTATCCCTGGTTGTTAGAAAATCTGGACGAAATGCTTCAGGTAATGCGGGAAATTTTAAAAGCAGAAGTAATGGAAACGCCCTACGAAATAAAAAATCTTTTTGGATTAGAGGACAAGGATTTACGGGCCCATTCTCATCATCCACAAAAATATTATGGCATCAAACATTTTGTTCCGAATGTGGAAATGGGTCATGAAATGGTATTGATTAATCAATTACGATCATCCTTACGAGAATTGGAATTAGTGGGAATAAATGCGTTTAGAAATGGGTCGAAGATAGAAAGGGAAGACTTACTGCGCGTGTTGAATCGTATGAGCAGTGCGGCCTATATTCTGATGTGTCGGATGCGAGGTGAAAACCGTGGACAAACAAATGATTGATGATCTTGTGAATCAAGTGATTCGAGAACTGGAAAAAAAAGATAAATGCCTAGAAGTGGAAGCGTCAGGGAGGCATGTTCATTTAAGTAAAGAAGATGCCCAACAACTTTTCGGAAGGGATACCCTTACGCCGGAAAGAGAATTGTCGCAACCGGGACAGTTTTTATCAAAAGAAAAGGTAAACCTGATAGGACCTAAAGGAAGCTTTAAGGATGTAGCCGTTCTGGGGCCCTTACGAGAAAAAACACAAGTAGAAGTATCCATGACCGATGCCAGGGCGTTAGGAATATCGCCGGTGCTTAAAGAATCGGGAGATTTAACAAACTGTGCAGATCTTTGGATTCAATATAAAGACAAGATGATTGAAGCGAAATCATCAGCAATGGTAGCGAAAAGGCATATTCACATGACACCGGAGGATGCTAATCATTTACAGGTGAAGGATGGAGAAACAGTGGCTGTGCGAGTATATGGCCAGCGACCAATCACCTTTGAAGATGTGTTGGTACGGGTAAATCCTCGTTATCAGCTAAGAATGCATATAGATTATGATGAAGCCAATGCTGTAGGCTTGGGAAAAAACACTTATGGAAAGATTATATCAACAGGTGAAATGGAAAAAGCCTGATAAGGCTATGCTGAGTGATGGAGTGAGGTGGTTAGGTGACAAAGGAAAAGGGAAACAGCATGGATGAGATTGTTCAGGAAGTACTCTATCGCCTGGGAAAAATTCAAAAGGCATTTGTGATCGAAGAAATGGAATATCCGCCAGAAATTTTGAAAAATGCCGGCTATCTTCAAGAGCTAAGGGATATCGAAGCCTTGGAGAAAGGAATGACTTTATGGCTTCCCGGCTTGACCCGTTATCAGATGATGAGCATTGCTAACGGACTACCCAAGGACAGGGTAAGTACCTGGTGTTTGGAAGCCTTGCTTAAAGGAGTTACCGTATGCCTTCGGCGTGAAGACCTGACCTTCTTTCCGGAAAATCATGAAGATTCACCTTTGCTTCGAAAACATACAGAGGCTTTGGAACTACTAACCGAGAGCGGATTGAAACTGGTGGAACATAACGCCTTTGAACCGGAAAAAGACCAGTCGGAATCCTTTCTTTACTACCGAAAAAAATTACTGAACGAAAAAACAGCCCGCAACTGGAAGCAAAAAGCCGTCAAAGAAGTAATGATTGACCCCAAAACCATAGTGACACCTTTGGCAGCCGATGTTTTGCGGGAAGGTCAGATAAAGTGGTGCAAGGAGTGACAGCATGATTATTGGAAAGGTCATAGGAAATGTATGGGCAACAAAAAAGGAAACATCCTTAAATGGATTAAAATTATTGGTTGTGCAAGTTGCTGAAAATCAAATCGATAAAAAGAAATCTCGGCGAATGGTTGCCGCCGATGCGGTAGGAGCCGGGATAGGAGATGATGTCCTGGTGGTATCAGGCAGTTCTGCCAGGAGAGCTATAGAAGGTGACGGCAAAGCCGTTGACGCAACCATTGTTGGCATTATTGATGCATGTGAAATAGTAGAAGAATGTTCGTGAAAGAGGCGGTTCCGATGACGTTTTTAGAAGGAATCAAAAAGGCTGGGGTGGTAGGTGCCGGTGGTGCTGGATTTCCAACCCATATCAAATTAGATACCCAGGCAAAAACCCTGATCATTAATGGGATTGAATGCGAACCCTTATTAAAGACTGACAAGTTTTTAATAAGACGGTTTTCGGAAGCACTTATCCAAGGAGCTTTGATCATAGGAGAACATCTAAAGGCACAGGAGATTGTAATTGCGATTAAAGAAAAAAACAAAACAGAGATTGAACAGCTTCAACGCTGTCTAAAACCAGGAGAGACTTCTCTTAAAATACATCCTGTAGCTGATTTTTATCCAGCTGGAGATGAGCAAATGCTGGTTCGAGAAGTGATGGCAGAGACGGTAGCACCAGGAAAGATTCCTCTTTCAAAAGGGGTTGTCATAACCAATGTAGCGACCGTACTGGATATTGTTCATCAGCAGCCGGTAACACATCGGATCATGACCATAGGCGGCGAAGTAAACCAGCCCTGCCTGATCAAAGTTCCTATTGGAACAGATCTGCAGTCCTGTATTGAAGCGGCTGGTGGGCCTAAGATCTCTGATTATCATGCTTTAACCGGAGGCCCTATGATGGGACAACTTTGCCCAAGGTCTGAGCTGAGCAGTACCTATGTGACGAAAACCATGGGAGGCCTTATTCTGCTTCCCAGTCATCATCCGATTATCCAGCATCATCATCTAAGCATTTCTCATTGCCTGAAACGGGCGGCAAGTGTGTGTATACAGTGTCGCATGTGTACTGATTTATGCCCCCGATACTTAAACGGACATCCATTGCATCCACACCTTGTGATGCGGTCCGTCGCCTTTGGAAAGATAACCATGGAAAGCAGTAAATCCGCTCTTTTATGTTGTGCTTGTGGGGTATGCGAACATTTTGCCTGCCCTATGGGGTTATCGCCCAAAATGATTAATGAATCTGTAAAATCCACCCTGATGCAGGGGGGCGTTAAATGGGTTAACACAGAGGAAGATTTTCAGGAAGTTCATCCTCTGCGGTCTTACCGAAAAATTCCTACAGATAGGTTAATTCAACGGTTAGGTTTATCCATCTATGAAACAGACGTACCGGAAACCCTTCAAAGCCTCACGCCGGACAAGGTGGTAATTCCTTTAAAGCAACATATCGGTGTGCTTGCGAAGCCGGTGGTGGAAAATGGTGAAAGAGTAGTGGTTGGTCAGCTAATTGCATCTGTAGGGACAGACTTAGGATCGGAAATCCATAGCAGTCTTGATGGAACCGTAAAAAAAGTAGAGAAAGATTATATTATGGTAGAGAGAAGTTGATGCATACGATGATGATTCGAACCTTAGGTGTGATAGAACTTAATAGTATTGCCAAGGGCTATTTAGTTACGGATACAATGCTGAAAGCCGGCAATGTTGATCTGGTGAAAGCACATTCTATTTGTCCCGGGAAATACCTTATTTTAATCAGCGGAGATGTAGGAAGTGTGAAAGCAGCTATGAGTGCTGGTTTGGAAATAGGTGCCGGATGGGTGGTAGATCATTTAACGATTGCCAATATTCATCCTGGAATTATTCCGGCCATTACTGGTACCGGTCAGATGGAAATGGGCGAATCTCTGGGTGTTTTAGAATTTTTCGGAGTTGTTAGTGGGATTGCCGCCGCTGATCAAGCAGCGAAAGCAGCTCAGGTAGAGCTGATTGAATTAAGGCTTGGTTTCGCGGTAGGTGGAAAATCATTTGTAACGCTAACGGGCGATATCAGTGCTGTAACAGCAGCTGTTGAAGTGGGAGCTGATGCCGCTGAGACAGCAGGTCTTCTGGTAAACCAAGTGATTATCCCGCGTCCTCATCAAGGTGTGTTGGATTCTTTGGTGTAGGGAGAAGAAAAAGGAGGAAGTCGAATGGCAAAAAAGCTGATTACCATTCATAATATTCATTCGTATTTAGAACCGGAAAGCAAAAGTTTTATGATGGACAAAGAGATGCTTCTCACCTCCGGTGCGAAAGATTACCTGCGTCAAAAGGGATATACCATTGATCTGAAACAACAGATCTCTTCAACAAAAAAAGAGGCAGCGAAGGATTGCTTAACAGAGCAAGTCAAGAAACTGGTGATTCAAGATTTTCAGATAAAAGATCCACAGTTACAACGACAAGTAATCAAGGCTGTGATGGAAAAAATCCACAGCCAATAAAAATTAAAAAAGACTGAGGGAGGCGGAAAAATGAGTATTAACGATATTATTTTGTATATTATGGTAGGGTTTATGGTGTTAGGAGCCATTGACCGAATTATTGGCAACAAATTTGGCTTAGGCGAGAAGTTTGAAGAAGGTATCATGGCGATGGGTGCGTTAGCGGTGGCTATGGTCGGAGTTATTTCCATGGCGCCTGTACTGGCAAGATGGTTATCGCCGGTAGTGGTACCTCTATACACGGCACTAGGAGCCGATCCGGCAATGTTTGCCACGACATTATTGGCAAATGATATGGGTGGATATCCCTTAGCCATGAGTTTAGCTTTGACACCGGAAGCAGGCCAGTTTGCAGGGATTATATTAGGGGCTATGCTAGGCCCAACCATTGTTTTTACCATTCCTGTAGCCTTAGGAATTATTTCAAAAGATGATCATAAAGCCTTAGCAAAAGGCGTGTTAGCAG is a window encoding:
- a CDS encoding BMC domain-containing protein, which encodes MKTSMGLLETYGALGAYVGADAALKAASVTLVSKNCPSGGLVTLSFEGDVGAIKAAIEAGEAAVKNLGISVTSHVIPRITPEVGAMLVIEEKQPLKEEPEAKEPEKEKSEAKEPEKEEIETPAPEESKEITQETTYVSLKGENYAVFEKGGIDELKVASLREIARKLGITPADGRRIQNASKYQLVNAIRHHMKGGEHGDS
- a CDS encoding acetaldehyde dehydrogenase (acetylating) produces the protein MVILDRDLASIQEVRNLVERAKKAQKQLATLNQNQIDRITEQLYLAGYDHAEALGKLANEETGFGKWEDKMAKNILASKDLWESIKSMKTIGIMESITEKKVVKIGVPMGLIAGLIPSTNPTSTVLYKALISIKAGNALIVSPHPSALNCITETVSVLQKALETAGVSRDLIGCITKPTMEATEALMKHKDINMILATGGTAMVKAAYSSGTPALGVGPGNVPAFIERSADIEDAVEKIFRSKSFDYGTVCASEQAIVVDAPIEQDVRKAVTQRGGYFLTGEALEKVKRIMERPNGAMNPAIVGRSAAYIANLAGIEIPQGTTLLLSDEPGVGKEYPFSKEKLTQLMGFYVVKDWKEGCSLCYQLLENGGLGHTLAIHSRDEKVIQAFALEKPVSRFLVNTPSTHGAVGLSTGLAPSLTLGCGTVGGSATSDNVTPLHLLNVRWMAYDLEMNQPSGAKEQRETDATVDIDQICQQVMQALQNKNISLGGK
- the eutM gene encoding ethanolamine utilization microcompartment protein EutM is translated as MATLNALGMIETKGLVGAVEAADAMVKAANVQLLGKEQVGGGLVTVMVRGDVGAVKAATDAGAAAAERVGELLSVHVIPRPHSEVEVILPKSKITE
- a CDS encoding cobalamin adenosyltransferase; translation: MSVITEALLREHDKKNPHQPLKINKSDKLTPSAKEYLREQKRYQCHEESNPQKEMKQVPVQENEYRPFEVVDTGFQPKFVSYYDGGYYQEKPEWMTHLSGNQLVYKDDSRIVFRGKLDSIQSQILVTMHQLKDTKYPWLLENLDEMLQVMREILKAEVMETPYEIKNLFGLEDKDLRAHSHHPQKYYGIKHFVPNVEMGHEMVLINQLRSSLRELELVGINAFRNGSKIEREDLLRVLNRMSSAAYILMCRMRGENRGQTND
- the pduL gene encoding phosphate propanoyltransferase produces the protein MDKQMIDDLVNQVIRELEKKDKCLEVEASGRHVHLSKEDAQQLFGRDTLTPERELSQPGQFLSKEKVNLIGPKGSFKDVAVLGPLREKTQVEVSMTDARALGISPVLKESGDLTNCADLWIQYKDKMIEAKSSAMVAKRHIHMTPEDANHLQVKDGETVAVRVYGQRPITFEDVLVRVNPRYQLRMHIDYDEANAVGLGKNTYGKIISTGEMEKA
- a CDS encoding EutN/CcmL family microcompartment protein, which codes for MIIGKVIGNVWATKKETSLNGLKLLVVQVAENQIDKKKSRRMVAADAVGAGIGDDVLVVSGSSARRAIEGDGKAVDATIVGIIDACEIVEECS
- a CDS encoding 4Fe-4S dicluster domain-containing protein, encoding MTFLEGIKKAGVVGAGGAGFPTHIKLDTQAKTLIINGIECEPLLKTDKFLIRRFSEALIQGALIIGEHLKAQEIVIAIKEKNKTEIEQLQRCLKPGETSLKIHPVADFYPAGDEQMLVREVMAETVAPGKIPLSKGVVITNVATVLDIVHQQPVTHRIMTIGGEVNQPCLIKVPIGTDLQSCIEAAGGPKISDYHALTGGPMMGQLCPRSELSSTYVTKTMGGLILLPSHHPIIQHHHLSISHCLKRAASVCIQCRMCTDLCPRYLNGHPLHPHLVMRSVAFGKITMESSKSALLCCACGVCEHFACPMGLSPKMINESVKSTLMQGGVKWVNTEEDFQEVHPLRSYRKIPTDRLIQRLGLSIYETDVPETLQSLTPDKVVIPLKQHIGVLAKPVVENGERVVVGQLIASVGTDLGSEIHSSLDGTVKKVEKDYIMVERS
- a CDS encoding BMC domain-containing protein — protein: MHTMMIRTLGVIELNSIAKGYLVTDTMLKAGNVDLVKAHSICPGKYLILISGDVGSVKAAMSAGLEIGAGWVVDHLTIANIHPGIIPAITGTGQMEMGESLGVLEFFGVVSGIAAADQAAKAAQVELIELRLGFAVGGKSFVTLTGDISAVTAAVEVGADAAETAGLLVNQVIIPRPHQGVLDSLV